One window of Klebsiella quasivariicola genomic DNA carries:
- a CDS encoding Hcp family type VI secretion system effector, translating to MPIPPYMWLKDDGGADIKGSVDVQDREGSIEIIGLSHGVNLPVDSANGKVTGTRQHSSMMIEKEVDSSTPYLYKAAATGQALQSAEIKFYHINHAGQEVAYYSVLMEQVRITGVNCGVPNCKLSSNDKINHVESVSLQYEKITWRIHDGNIQFSDAWNERPSA from the coding sequence ATGCCAATTCCTCCGTATATGTGGCTTAAAGACGATGGTGGCGCAGATATTAAAGGGTCAGTTGATGTTCAGGATCGAGAGGGAAGTATCGAAATCATCGGATTGAGTCATGGTGTTAATCTGCCTGTGGACAGTGCTAATGGGAAAGTTACGGGCACGCGTCAGCATTCGTCAATGATGATTGAAAAAGAAGTGGATAGTTCGACCCCATACCTTTACAAGGCCGCCGCAACGGGGCAGGCGCTACAAAGTGCAGAAATCAAGTTTTACCATATCAACCACGCAGGGCAGGAAGTGGCCTATTATTCTGTACTTATGGAGCAGGTCAGAATAACCGGGGTTAACTGTGGTGTACCTAATTGCAAACTTTCCTCGAATGACAAAATTAACCATGTTGAAAGCGTTAGCCTGCAATATGAGAAAATCACCTGGAGGATCCACGACGGGAATATTCAGTTCAGTGATGCATGGAACGAGCGTCCTTCAGCCTAA
- a CDS encoding DUF2778 domain-containing protein, with protein sequence MALQGKLILNGADYAPFNLYGVGVFMAHSGRGVYRNKAACSAVVKDGPLPLGKYWIVDRNEGNWFSQKGREIKDTVNKIIGYREFGKSDWFALWRDDHGIDDETWVEGVKRGNFRLHPGTVSEGCITIAHNSDFSMIRNALMNTSLVQVPCMRSLMARGWVEVVASGSNISCP encoded by the coding sequence ATGGCTCTACAGGGAAAATTGATATTAAATGGTGCTGATTATGCACCTTTCAATTTGTACGGTGTCGGTGTTTTTATGGCGCATTCAGGGCGAGGTGTATATCGCAATAAAGCTGCATGCAGCGCAGTAGTAAAAGATGGTCCGCTGCCCTTGGGAAAATACTGGATTGTTGACCGCAATGAAGGAAACTGGTTTTCTCAAAAGGGACGAGAAATTAAGGATACGGTCAATAAGATTATAGGTTATCGTGAATTTGGTAAAAGCGATTGGTTTGCATTATGGCGTGATGACCACGGAATCGACGATGAGACGTGGGTCGAAGGTGTGAAACGTGGTAACTTCCGTTTGCATCCGGGTACGGTTTCCGAGGGTTGTATTACTATCGCCCATAATTCTGATTTTTCCATGATCCGGAATGCGCTCATGAATACATCACTGGTTCAGGTTCCCTGCATGCGTTCCCTTATGGCTCGTGGTTGGGTGGAGGTTGTTGCCAGTGGCTCTAACATCTCTTGCCCGTAA
- a CDS encoding IS5-like element ISKpn26 family transposase yields MSHQLTFADSEFSTKRRQTRKEIFLSRMEQILPWQNMTAVIEPFYPKAGNGRRPYPLETMLRIHCMQHWYNLSDGAMEDALYEIASMRLFARLSLDSALPDRTTIMNFRHLLEQHQLARQLFKTINRWLAEAGVMMTQGTLVDATIIEAPSSTKNKEQQRDPEMHQTKKGNQWHFGMKAHIGVDAKSGLTHSLVTTAANEHDLNQLGNLLHGEEQFVSADAGYQGAPQREELAEVDVDWLIAERPGKVKTLKQHPRKNKTAINIEYMKASIRARVEHPFRIIKRQFGFVKARYRGLLKNDNQLAMLFTLANLFRVDQMIRQWERSQ; encoded by the coding sequence ATGAGCCATCAACTCACCTTCGCCGATAGTGAATTCAGCACTAAGCGCCGTCAGACCCGAAAAGAGATTTTCCTCTCCCGCATGGAGCAGATTCTGCCATGGCAGAATATGACCGCTGTCATCGAGCCGTTTTATCCCAAGGCGGGCAATGGCCGACGGCCCTATCCGCTGGAGACCATGCTGCGTATTCACTGCATGCAGCATTGGTACAACCTGAGCGACGGTGCCATGGAAGATGCCCTGTACGAAATCGCCTCCATGCGCCTGTTTGCCCGATTATCCCTGGATAGCGCCCTGCCGGATCGCACCACCATCATGAATTTCCGCCACCTGCTCGAGCAGCATCAACTGGCCCGTCAATTGTTCAAGACCATCAATCGCTGGCTGGCCGAAGCAGGCGTCATGATGACCCAAGGCACTTTGGTGGATGCCACCATCATTGAGGCACCCAGCTCTACCAAGAACAAAGAGCAGCAACGCGATCCGGAGATGCATCAGACCAAGAAAGGCAATCAGTGGCACTTTGGCATGAAGGCCCACATTGGTGTCGATGCCAAGAGTGGCCTGACCCACAGCCTGGTCACCACCGCGGCCAACGAGCATGACCTCAATCAGCTGGGTAATCTGCTTCATGGAGAGGAGCAATTTGTCTCAGCCGATGCCGGCTACCAAGGAGCGCCACAGCGCGAGGAGCTGGCCGAGGTGGATGTGGACTGGCTGATCGCCGAGCGTCCCGGCAAGGTAAAAACCTTGAAGCAGCATCCGCGCAAGAACAAAACGGCCATCAACATCGAATACATGAAAGCCAGCATCCGTGCCAGGGTGGAGCACCCGTTTCGCATCATCAAGCGGCAGTTCGGCTTCGTGAAAGCCAGATACAGGGGGCTGCTGAAAAACGATAACCAACTGGCGATGTTATTCACCCTGGCCAACCTGTTTCGGGTGGACCAAATGATACGTCAGTGGGAGAGATCTCAGTAA
- a CDS encoding glycoside hydrolase family 43 protein, whose protein sequence is MSLIQNPILRGFNADPSIIRVEDTYYIANSTFEWFPGVRLHESKDLKNWNLLPSPLSTTTLLDMKGNPSSGGIWAPALSWADGQFWLVYTDVKVTEGAFKDMTNYLTTAKDIRGPWSDPIKLNGVGFDASLFHDDDGRKYIVQQTWDHREYHHPFDGITLTELDTKTLKLMPETARTIYRGTAVALVEGPHLYKLNGYYYLFAAQGGTVFTHQEVVARSKTLEADSFETEPGDVFLTNVDTPDSYIQKQGHGALVSTPEGEWYYASLCARPWNRPGESIYDPRGWSTLGRETAIQKVYWDDEGWPRIEGGHGGKTFVEGPKDAIFTESASDNSQQDDFTSPALDPNWNTLRVPFTAKMGTTGDGKLTLIGQGSLANTHDLSLIARRWQAFYFDAAVKVKFEPFSYQQMAGLTNYYNDRHWSFVFLTWNEINGKVIEVGENNRGKYTSYLKDNAIKVPDGVEYVWFRTKVRKQTYSYEYSFDGVTFTEIPVQLDAAVLSDDYVLQSYGGFFTGAFVGLAAVDYAGYGTQAEFYQFKYQELGDRLAADGSYSWEAGETRDK, encoded by the coding sequence ATGTCACTTATTCAAAACCCGATATTACGCGGCTTCAATGCCGACCCCAGTATTATTCGCGTCGAGGATACGTACTATATTGCCAACTCGACGTTTGAGTGGTTTCCGGGCGTGCGTTTACATGAGTCGAAGGACCTGAAAAACTGGAACCTGCTGCCTTCGCCGCTCTCCACCACCACCCTGCTGGACATGAAGGGCAACCCCTCCTCCGGCGGCATTTGGGCGCCGGCGCTCTCCTGGGCCGACGGACAATTCTGGTTGGTGTATACCGATGTGAAGGTCACCGAAGGCGCCTTTAAAGACATGACCAACTACCTGACCACGGCGAAGGATATTCGGGGCCCGTGGAGCGACCCGATCAAGCTGAACGGCGTCGGGTTTGACGCCTCGCTGTTCCATGACGACGATGGCCGGAAATATATCGTCCAGCAAACCTGGGATCACCGGGAGTACCATCACCCCTTCGATGGCATTACCTTAACGGAGCTGGATACCAAAACACTGAAGTTAATGCCGGAAACCGCGCGCACCATCTACCGCGGCACCGCCGTGGCGCTGGTCGAGGGGCCGCACCTCTATAAACTGAACGGCTACTACTATCTGTTTGCCGCCCAGGGCGGCACCGTGTTTACCCACCAGGAGGTGGTGGCGCGGTCGAAAACCCTCGAGGCCGACAGCTTCGAAACCGAGCCGGGCGACGTGTTCTTAACCAACGTCGACACCCCGGATAGCTACATCCAGAAACAGGGTCATGGCGCACTGGTCTCCACCCCGGAAGGCGAATGGTATTACGCCTCGCTCTGCGCCCGGCCGTGGAATCGCCCGGGGGAATCCATCTACGATCCCCGCGGCTGGTCAACCCTAGGCCGGGAAACCGCGATCCAGAAAGTATACTGGGACGACGAAGGCTGGCCGCGTATTGAAGGCGGTCACGGCGGGAAAACCTTCGTCGAAGGGCCGAAAGACGCCATCTTCACCGAAAGCGCCAGCGATAACAGCCAGCAGGATGACTTTACCTCGCCAGCGCTCGACCCGAACTGGAATACCCTGCGGGTGCCGTTTACGGCCAAAATGGGCACCACCGGCGACGGCAAATTAACCTTAATCGGCCAGGGTTCGTTAGCCAATACGCATGACCTGTCGCTGATTGCCCGCCGCTGGCAGGCCTTCTATTTTGATGCCGCGGTGAAGGTGAAATTCGAGCCCTTCAGCTACCAACAGATGGCCGGGTTAACGAATTACTATAACGACCGCCACTGGAGCTTCGTCTTCCTGACCTGGAATGAAATTAACGGCAAGGTCATCGAAGTTGGCGAAAATAATCGCGGGAAATACACGTCGTACCTGAAGGATAACGCCATCAAGGTGCCGGACGGCGTGGAATACGTCTGGTTCCGGACCAAAGTCCGCAAGCAGACCTACAGCTATGAATACAGCTTCGATGGCGTGACGTTCACCGAGATCCCGGTTCAACTCGATGCCGCGGTACTGTCCGATGACTATGTGTTGCAGAGCTACGGCGGGTTCTTTACCGGGGCGTTCGTCGGCCTGGCGGCGGTAGACTACGCCGGGTACGGCACCCAGGCTGAGTTTTATCAGTTCAAGTATCAGGAGCTGGGCGATAGGTTAGCGGCCGATGGCAGTTACAGCTGGGAGGCTGGCGAGACGCGGGATAAGTAA
- a CDS encoding MFS transporter — protein MHSRHDEYHKLTRGERIGYGMGDFAQNLVFGTIGGFLALHMLTVNSISTATAGFIFLFVRIINVFWDPMVGTYVDKRTSKAGKYRPWLLRAGVPLVILSALLFAPIPGVKGSVAFAFIIYLALDLVYSLVNIPYGSLNASLTRDPESIDKLTSTRMMLANSANLLVYTLFPMFVQMAAPKDRSLKDTGFFGLKLNLGNYTDPSANYAWFGVYAIYMIIGAVALFICYKFTKERVVATAEQTANVKTTDLFHELRHNRPLVILGMFFMLAFTFMFFMNTVNGFFNQFVVGHSEWMGAVGLVASIPGIAFPVFWPKLKKIFGKKGFFHLFLAMFIVGELLTYVWSREGMHDALWLAYIATFIKQWGLTSATGFMWALVPEVIAYGELKSGKRNAAIINAIMGLFFKIGFTIGGAIPLWLLAVYGFNESGAVQSASAIDGIIMTAVWIPIALAAISMVIIQVYPISDKHVTDINRQLDEIRV, from the coding sequence ATGCACAGTCGGCATGATGAATATCATAAATTAACCCGCGGAGAACGAATTGGTTATGGCATGGGCGACTTTGCGCAAAACCTGGTTTTCGGCACAATTGGGGGTTTTCTGGCTTTGCATATGCTGACGGTAAATTCCATCAGCACGGCAACGGCAGGCTTTATTTTTCTTTTTGTCCGCATAATTAACGTGTTTTGGGATCCGATGGTCGGAACCTATGTGGATAAACGAACCTCAAAAGCAGGGAAATATCGTCCCTGGCTGTTACGAGCCGGCGTTCCGCTGGTGATCCTGTCGGCATTATTATTCGCGCCGATCCCTGGCGTTAAAGGTTCGGTGGCTTTTGCCTTTATTATTTATCTGGCGCTGGACCTGGTTTATTCCTTAGTCAATATTCCCTATGGCTCGCTGAATGCGTCGCTGACCCGCGACCCGGAATCGATCGATAAACTGACCAGTACCCGCATGATGCTGGCCAACAGCGCCAACCTGCTGGTCTATACCCTGTTCCCGATGTTTGTGCAGATGGCGGCGCCGAAAGATCGCAGCCTGAAGGACACCGGCTTTTTCGGCCTTAAGCTGAATCTGGGCAACTATACCGATCCGTCGGCGAACTACGCCTGGTTTGGCGTGTACGCCATCTATATGATCATCGGCGCGGTGGCCCTGTTTATCTGTTATAAATTCACCAAAGAACGCGTTGTCGCGACCGCCGAGCAGACCGCCAACGTCAAAACCACCGATCTTTTCCACGAGCTCAGACATAACCGCCCGCTGGTGATCCTCGGCATGTTCTTCATGCTGGCCTTTACCTTCATGTTCTTCATGAACACCGTTAACGGCTTCTTCAACCAGTTCGTCGTCGGCCATTCCGAATGGATGGGCGCCGTAGGTCTCGTCGCGTCTATTCCCGGCATCGCCTTCCCGGTGTTCTGGCCGAAACTGAAAAAAATCTTTGGTAAAAAAGGCTTCTTCCATCTGTTCCTCGCCATGTTCATCGTCGGCGAACTGCTGACCTACGTCTGGTCCCGCGAAGGGATGCACGATGCCCTGTGGCTGGCCTACATCGCCACCTTTATTAAACAGTGGGGCTTAACCTCTGCCACCGGTTTTATGTGGGCGCTGGTACCGGAAGTTATCGCGTACGGCGAATTAAAATCGGGCAAACGCAATGCCGCCATTATCAATGCCATTATGGGACTCTTCTTCAAGATCGGCTTCACCATCGGCGGCGCGATCCCGCTGTGGCTGCTGGCGGTGTATGGATTTAATGAAAGCGGCGCCGTGCAGAGCGCCAGCGCCATCGACGGGATCATTATGACCGCCGTGTGGATCCCGATCGCGCTGGCCGCTATTTCGATGGTGATTATTCAGGTTTATCCCATCTCCGATAAACATGTTACCGACATCAACCGTCAGCTGGATGAGATCCGCGTGTAG
- a CDS encoding COG2958 family protein has product MTSRPQMIINVLQANPGQQFTARQLAQKIIDHYSTELAEKRKNPRFASDEAFLSQITAEVGGSRTVKAKAMCPQVMTRDKPRPRLFYWGESVVEQADPNVAPEPTVETVSFTEHSLYPLLIDYLSQEEGLLCRRIDEKRSSNNKGLGGNHWLYPDIVALEPLDKEWDDVVQNCVRHSVGRLTRLWSFEVKKQLNRSNVRECFFQAVSNSSWAHFGYLVATEINEDKQRSVERELQMLCALHGIGVILLDPHDLSNSQTLIPARERTSVDWQSVNRLVEENRDFKDFIELVGEYHQTGKIHKTLWNK; this is encoded by the coding sequence ATGACCAGTCGTCCCCAGATGATAATCAACGTGTTACAGGCGAATCCCGGCCAGCAGTTCACTGCCCGCCAACTGGCGCAGAAAATCATCGATCACTACAGTACAGAACTGGCTGAGAAACGTAAAAATCCACGTTTTGCTAGCGATGAGGCTTTTTTAAGTCAAATTACCGCTGAAGTTGGTGGCAGTCGGACAGTTAAAGCGAAAGCTATGTGTCCGCAGGTGATGACGCGTGATAAGCCAAGACCACGATTGTTTTATTGGGGGGAATCTGTGGTTGAACAGGCGGATCCTAATGTAGCCCCCGAACCAACGGTTGAAACAGTTAGCTTTACCGAGCATTCGTTGTATCCGCTCCTGATTGATTACCTTTCACAGGAAGAGGGGTTATTGTGCCGTCGTATTGACGAAAAGCGTTCCAGTAACAACAAAGGGTTGGGTGGCAACCATTGGCTTTATCCTGATATTGTCGCATTAGAGCCTCTTGATAAAGAGTGGGATGATGTGGTTCAAAACTGCGTTCGACATAGCGTAGGGCGTTTGACACGGCTATGGTCTTTTGAGGTGAAAAAACAGCTAAACCGTAGCAATGTGCGTGAATGTTTCTTCCAGGCAGTCAGCAATTCCAGTTGGGCGCATTTCGGCTATCTGGTGGCGACTGAAATTAACGAAGATAAGCAGCGTAGCGTGGAGCGTGAACTTCAGATGCTCTGTGCGCTGCACGGTATTGGAGTGATCCTCCTGGATCCACATGATTTATCTAATAGCCAGACATTGATCCCAGCGCGTGAACGTACCAGCGTGGACTGGCAGTCAGTGAACCGTCTGGTGGAAGAGAATCGGGATTTTAAAGATTTTATTGAACTGGTGGGGGAATACCATCAGACTGGGAAAATTCATAAAACCCTATGGAATAAATAG